In Candidatus Hydrogenedentota bacterium, the sequence CCCCCCTGGGAATCGCAGCACTCGTCTTGTGCTTACTCTGAACACGTTCATGAGCGCAAAGGGCGCCAAGTGCAAAGGCCGCCAAGTTGCGGGGTTTTGCGTGCGTATGCTAGGCTCCTTGGGTTCTGTGGATGGGCAAGCGCCATCTATTCTATCCGTGAACCAAGTGCATGACTGTGCGTTTCGGAGGACCTTAGTAGCATGCTTCACCTGATGCAAGACTTGATGCGCCGCAAGAGGCGCTTGATCTTGGGGCTCTTTCTCGTGCCGATCATCGCGACCTTCGTTTGGTGGGGCGGCTCGGCAGGCAGCGGATCGAACAAATCGCGCGCGACCAAAACATCCGACAACATCGCCGTAGTGGAAGGGACGCCGATTTCGGCCGAGCAATTCCGCGATGCGTTGCGTCAGGAGCAGAAGCGGAGAAGCCAATACGGTCAGGAGGTCTCGCTACAGGATCTGATGGCCGACGGCACCGTGCTGCGCGTGGTCGAGGGGCTGGTCAGTAACGTACTGATAGCGCAAGCGACCGCTCAAGAAGGCGTCGTGCTTTCGAAGGAGTTCCTTGAGGAGCAACTGAAGGAGATGCCCGAATTTCGCGACGCGAACGGCAACTTCGATGCGAAACTCTGGAATGAAACGGTGTCCCGCCGCGACATCAATTGGAACGGCTTCTACGAAATGGTGCAAGAGCAGATCGGCCGTTCGTTGCTGATCGAGCGTATCCAGGCGGGTGCGCGCGTGCCGGAAGCGGAAGTAAAGAAGCAGTTCGAAGAAGAGCAGACGTCGCTGGATATTCGCTACGCGACCGTGACCCCGAAGATTGTTCCCACCGAGGAGCAGATCGCCAAGCAATATCAGGACAACGCGAAACAGTACGCCTTGCCGGAAGTCCGCCATGCCACGTTTGCGGCCGTCTCCGTCATTCCACCCAAGCCCGAACTGGCTGACCAGTTGGTGAAGCGCGCGCGCGACGGTGAGGACTTTGCCAAACTCGCTACGCAGTTCAGCGAAGGCCCGGACAGGGATCGCGGCGGCGATGCCGGTTGGATCACGGACATGCTGACGACGCCGCAGCATCGCAAGGGGCTCTTTGCGTTGAAGGTCGGCGATGTGAGTGATGTTGTGGAAGCGCCGGGCGGCTACGCGATTTACAAAGTAATGGAAGAGCGAACGAGCGAAGTGGCGGGACAACGGGACATTCGCGTGAGTGAGATCCTGCTTCGTCCGCAGATGAGCGACGAAGAGCGGAAAGCCCAGGAAGCGAAAGCGGAACAACTGGCCACCAAGGCCAAGGAAACCGGAGACCTTGCCGCTGCCGCCAAGGAACTGGGCCTGGAAGTGAAAGACTCGGGTCCTTTCAGCATCGAGTCGCTGAACATAGAAAACGTTCCGCTGGAAGACACGCGGTTGTTCCGAACCGGGTTGGCGCAGTATGCACTCAACGATATCTCCGCGCCGGTGCCCGCGCAGCGCAACATCTACATTGCCAAGATTACCCAGTTCGATCCGGCCATTCCGCAGCCGCTTGAGAACGTGCGCGATACCGTGGTCAAGGATGTAACGGCCAGCATTCAGCGATCGGAAGAGTTCCAGAAGCAGAAGGCGGAGATCTCCCAGCAGGTTGCGGAGAAGGCGAAGTCCATCGCCGAGATCCAATCGGCATTTCCCGACCTGGAAGTCGAGATCAAGACGCTCCAGGGATTCAAAGTGCAGGGATATGATTTCCGTTCCGGACCGCTGTGGAACCCGCGTGAGGTCTATGCCGCGTTGGGAGAGAAAGAGCCTGGCGCGTTTGTCGGGCCTGTCATGGACATGATTGGCAGCGCGTACTTCCTGGAACTAATCGCGAAGACGCCGCCCAGCGAGGATGCGTGGAAGAATGATTTCCCGAAAGAGAAGGAACGCATCGCGCAGACGCTTCTCCGTCAGGAACAAGGCAAGCGTATCGATGACTATCTGATGTATCTGCGCGACCAGCATCCTTACGAAATCGATCAAACCGTGCTGGCGCGTGTATTGGGTACGGACTCGGAATCCGAAGCCGAGAAACCGGAAGAAGCAGCGGGTAACGCGAATGCGCCCGCTTCGGACGCGGCAGCCCCGGCGGCGCCAACCGAAGCCGCGCCCGTGGAAGCGACAACGCCTGCTGAGACGCCCGCGCCGGCGCCAGCGGCCGATGCAGCACCGGCTGAGACGCCTGCTCCTGCTCCTGCTGAAGCGCCCGCCCCAGCACCCGCACCCGCAGCCCAGTAGCGAAGATCGCAGAGACTATTTGGGGGCCTTCGGACACTCTTCCGGAAGGCCCCCAATTCTTTTCGATCAATCGCAGCCGAGAGCTGGCCGCGCCACAGAGGCCATTCCAGCCACGAATGAAACGAATCACACGAATGGGGAGCCGCAAGCAACGCAACTCAACCACCGA encodes:
- a CDS encoding SurA N-terminal domain-containing protein, with product MLHLMQDLMRRKRRLILGLFLVPIIATFVWWGGSAGSGSNKSRATKTSDNIAVVEGTPISAEQFRDALRQEQKRRSQYGQEVSLQDLMADGTVLRVVEGLVSNVLIAQATAQEGVVLSKEFLEEQLKEMPEFRDANGNFDAKLWNETVSRRDINWNGFYEMVQEQIGRSLLIERIQAGARVPEAEVKKQFEEEQTSLDIRYATVTPKIVPTEEQIAKQYQDNAKQYALPEVRHATFAAVSVIPPKPELADQLVKRARDGEDFAKLATQFSEGPDRDRGGDAGWITDMLTTPQHRKGLFALKVGDVSDVVEAPGGYAIYKVMEERTSEVAGQRDIRVSEILLRPQMSDEERKAQEAKAEQLATKAKETGDLAAAAKELGLEVKDSGPFSIESLNIENVPLEDTRLFRTGLAQYALNDISAPVPAQRNIYIAKITQFDPAIPQPLENVRDTVVKDVTASIQRSEEFQKQKAEISQQVAEKAKSIAEIQSAFPDLEVEIKTLQGFKVQGYDFRSGPLWNPREVYAALGEKEPGAFVGPVMDMIGSAYFLELIAKTPPSEDAWKNDFPKEKERIAQTLLRQEQGKRIDDYLMYLRDQHPYEIDQTVLARVLGTDSESEAEKPEEAAGNANAPASDAAAPAAPTEAAPVEATTPAETPAPAPAADAAPAETPAPAPAEAPAPAPAPAAQ